Within the Candidatus Cloacimonadota bacterium genome, the region GCTGGGCTATTTATTCTAGCTATTTCAATGTTTATCTGTTTGATTTTTTTTCGTGTATTTCGTGTATTTTGTGGTTTATTATTTAATTCCGATTAGTTCCATCATTGTTGAGATTTTTTTTTCACAAAAGAGACAAATTCGGCAATATCATTTTCCGTTGTATCAAAAGAAGTCATCAAACGGACATAGGATTTTTCTCCATCCCAGACGTAGAAAAAATATTCTTCTAACAATTGTGGTATTATCTTTGGTGGGATATAGGCAAAAACTACATTCGTTTCAACTTTTTGAACTATTTTAATATTTGGAATTTTCCTCATTCTCGTTGCTAATTTTTTTGACATTTTATTCGCATTGTTAGCCATTTCTAACCAGAGACCATTTGTGAAAAAGGCATCAAACTGTGCCGAGATATATCGCATTTTTGAAAAGAGTTGCGATCCCTGTTTACGATAATATTTAAAATCCTCACTCAATTTTTTATCAAAGAAAATGACAGATTCCGCACACATCAATCCATTTTTTGTTCCGCCAAAAGACAAAACATCCACCCCGACATCACCGGTCATTTGTTTGAAACTCACCCGCATGCTTGCGGCAGCATTTGCCAATCGAACTCCGTCCATGTGCAGTAGTAGGTTATTTTTGTGGGCAAAGTTGGAAATTTTCTCTATCTCATCAATTGTATATAGAGTTCCCAATTCTGTTGGTTGGCTGAGCGAGATAACTCGTGCTTGCGACATATGCGGATCACCTTTTACCCCCAATTTGTTCTTTATCTGCTTCACTGTTATTTTTCCGTTATTTGTAGAAATTGTATGCATTGGGCATCCGCTGAAAAATTGGGGTGCACCACATTCATGTACGTTTATGTGGGAAGATTCCGCACAAATTATAG harbors:
- a CDS encoding low specificity L-threonine aldolase, which translates into the protein MQKNKHSFASDNFSGVHPEVMKKLNEVNVGHTPAYGDDEYTTSAKEKLRRQFGEKIDIYFVMIGTGANALGIKAISKSYNSIICAESSHINVHECGAPQFFSGCPMHTISTNNGKITVKQIKNKLGVKGDPHMSQARVISLSQPTELGTLYTIDEIEKISNFAHKNNLLLHMDGVRLANAAASMRVSFKQMTGDVGVDVLSFGGTKNGLMCAESVIFFDKKLSEDFKYYRKQGSQLFSKMRYISAQFDAFFTNGLWLEMANNANKMSKKLATRMRKIPNIKIVQKVETNVVFAYIPPKIIPQLLEEYFFYVWDGEKSYVRLMTSFDTTENDIAEFVSFVKKKSQQ